The following proteins are co-located in the Solea senegalensis isolate Sse05_10M linkage group LG12, IFAPA_SoseM_1, whole genome shotgun sequence genome:
- the atoh1b gene encoding protein atonal homolog 1b, whose translation MSAKAEISSWSEYPEDFALLQQRSLAHINSKSWISANSIRMFSRRDAHDVGIPLEKLHPSSELPECASAAGITETDCESTGEGDKTSHYTGPQRHRRVAANARERRRMHGLNKAFDELRSVIPSMENEKKLSKYDTLQMAQIYITELSELLAGVVQSERMSSADNTCRRSLIQTLLPAVSAQDQLMGGQRDSGASVGHLFILGPTSDLGSNKSTASSHCSDGESSHLSDMEESHSGRQ comes from the coding sequence ATGAGTGCAAAAGCAGAGATTTCAAGCTGGTCCGAGTACCCGGAGGATTTCGCCCTGCTGCAGCAGCGCAGCCTGGCCCACATCAACTCCAAAAGTTGGATTTCTGCAAACTCAATCCGTATGTTCTCGAGGAGGGACGCGCACGACGTGGGCATCCCACTGGAGAAACTTCATCCATCAAGTGAACTGCCCGAGTGCGCGTCGGCTGCAGGgatcacagagacagactgcGAGAGTACAGGAGAGGGAGACAAGACGAGCCACTACACTGGTCCACAGAGACACCGGCGCGTAGCAGCCAAcgccagagagaggagaaggatgCACGGCCTGAACAAAGCGTTTGACGAGCTGAGGAGCGTCATCCCGTCAATGGAGAATGAGAAGAAGTTGTCCAAATATGACACTCTGCAAATGGCGCAGATTTACATCACTGAGCTGTCGGAGCTTCTGGCCGGCGTGGTTCAGTCGGAGCGCATGAGCTCAGCAGACAATACCTGCAGGAGAAGTCTGATCCAGACTCTGCTGCCTGCGGTCAGTGCGCAGGACCAGCTGATGGGAGGACAGCGAGACTCCGGTGCCTCCGTGGGCCACCTGTTTATACTTGGACCTACATCTGACCTGGGGTCAAATAAATCCACGGCCTCATCCCACTGCAGTGATGGCGAATCCTCGCATCTCAGTGACATGGAGGAAAGCCACAGTGGGAGACAATGA
- the dok3 gene encoding docking protein 3 isoform X2: protein MASVKRLAGMEFIFKEGLVYLQGFKFGKRTWRKVWMVLYKPSSTGIGRLEINSVHMDNIDHRKLGRHKAPERKVVRLSDFLSVTPATEESCPEGCIAFYLHTTQCIYTLASTTSQEWLSALCLLAFQDSEESDKGGLERGNCLTMENNELYSSWNTDLILPPNRYQVTVLSTEASRRCKLSGEYLVSPEKEAIILLTCNTSHTVYYWPYRLLRKFGQVEGGFSIEAGHRCQSGTGVFIFLSTRAPEVFQIILEQCYAVGSSSVQPLSIDRGSLCAQSPDVLPTPTNQPAAPLVYSSADVSAQTEDKPANPCSSNDTAVPNVMPLSHISNSREAVRDEIEEEDEQCHSLEALHLDSDMDDNIYYNLRRFSPRLIRKDNSECIYADSKIAESPTVSPHQTFSSPLHHPDPHPPPCSLYPKPRCQRQPHVNNLIQPWLSTQAQAMDDMKEMEGTISSSAHATPTEDPSSFKYRLAEIISKDLAKFQPPLPYGVGSPTFTQ from the exons ATGGCATCAGTGAAGCGACTTGCAGGAATGGAATTCATCTTCAAGGAAGGGCTGGTGTACCTTCAGGGATTCAAGTTTGGAAAG AGAACATGGCGGAAAGTATGGATGGTGCTCTACAAACCCAGTTCCACAGGGATTGGCCGGTTGGAGATCAACAGTGTACACATGGACAACATTGACCACAGGAAGTTGGGTCGCCACAAAGCACCAGAAAGAAAAGTTGTGCGTCTAAGTGATTTCCTCAGTGTCACCCCTGCAACAGAGGAGTCCTGCCCCGAAGGATGCATTGCTTTCTACCTTCACACGACACAGTGCATCTACACTCTGGCCTCTACAACAAGCCAAGAGTGGCTGAGTGCCCTCTGTCTTCTAGCTTTCCAG GATTCTGAAGAATCAGACAAAGGTGGTTTGGAGAGAGGAAATTGCTTGACCATGGAGAACAATGAACTTTACTCATCTTGGAATACTG ATCTGATCCTTCCTCCAAACCGGTACCAAGTGACTGTCCTAAGCACAGAAGCATCCAGGAGGTGCAAACTGTCTGGGGAGTATCTGGTCTCCCCAGAAAAAGAGGCCATTATACTGCTGACCTGCAATACTAGTCACACAGTCTACTACTGGCCATACAGGCTATTGCGCAAATTCGGACAGGTTGAG GGAGGATTCAGCATTGAAGCAGGCCATCGCTGTCAGTCTGGGACAGGAGTGTTCATCTTCCTGTCCACGCGTGCTCCTGAGGTCTTCCAGATTATATTAGAGCAGTGCTATGCAGTGGGGAGCTCATCTGTTCAGCCTCTCAGCATCGACAGAGGATCATTATGTGCCCAGTCCCCCGATGTCCTCCCAACTCCAACTAACCAGCCCGCTGCTCCTCTTGTCTATAGTTCTGCAGATGTTTCTGCTCAGACAGAGGACAAGCCAGCCAACCCCTGCTCTTCTAATGACACCGCTGTACCAAACGTGATGCCACTATCTCACATTTCTAACAGCAGGGAGGCTGTGAGAGATGAaattgaggaggaggatgagcagTGTCATTCCCTGGAGGCTCTGCACCTGGACAGTGACATGGATGACAACATTTACTACAACTTGAGGAGATTCTCTCCTCGTCTGATCAGGAAGGACAACTCGGAGTGCATCTATGCGGATTCGAAAATAGCTGAATCTCCCACAGTCTCCCCGCATCAGACTTTCTCCTCACCCCTTCATCACCCCGATCCCCACCCTCCTCCTTGCAGCCTCTACCCCAAGCCTAGATGCCAGCGTCAGCCCCATGTGAATAATTTAATCCAGCCATGGCTCAGTACTCAGGCACAGGCAATGGATGACATGAAGGAGATGGAGGGGACCATCAGCTCCTCTGCCCATGCCACCCCCACCGAGGACCCCAGCAGTTTTAAATACAGGCTTGCAGAAATCATTTCTAAGGACCTGGCAAAGTTCCAGCCACCTCTCCCCTATGGTGTGGGCAGCCCAACATTTACTCAGTAG
- the dok3 gene encoding docking protein 3 isoform X1: MASVKRLAGMEFIFKEGLVYLQGFKFGKRTWRKVWMVLYKPSSTGIGRLEINSVHMDNIDHRKLGRHKAPERKVVRLSDFLSVTPATEESCPEGCIAFYLHTTQCIYTLASTTSQEWLSALCLLAFQKDSEESDKGGLERGNCLTMENNELYSSWNTDLILPPNRYQVTVLSTEASRRCKLSGEYLVSPEKEAIILLTCNTSHTVYYWPYRLLRKFGQVEGGFSIEAGHRCQSGTGVFIFLSTRAPEVFQIILEQCYAVGSSSVQPLSIDRGSLCAQSPDVLPTPTNQPAAPLVYSSADVSAQTEDKPANPCSSNDTAVPNVMPLSHISNSREAVRDEIEEEDEQCHSLEALHLDSDMDDNIYYNLRRFSPRLIRKDNSECIYADSKIAESPTVSPHQTFSSPLHHPDPHPPPCSLYPKPRCQRQPHVNNLIQPWLSTQAQAMDDMKEMEGTISSSAHATPTEDPSSFKYRLAEIISKDLAKFQPPLPYGVGSPTFTQ; the protein is encoded by the exons ATGGCATCAGTGAAGCGACTTGCAGGAATGGAATTCATCTTCAAGGAAGGGCTGGTGTACCTTCAGGGATTCAAGTTTGGAAAG AGAACATGGCGGAAAGTATGGATGGTGCTCTACAAACCCAGTTCCACAGGGATTGGCCGGTTGGAGATCAACAGTGTACACATGGACAACATTGACCACAGGAAGTTGGGTCGCCACAAAGCACCAGAAAGAAAAGTTGTGCGTCTAAGTGATTTCCTCAGTGTCACCCCTGCAACAGAGGAGTCCTGCCCCGAAGGATGCATTGCTTTCTACCTTCACACGACACAGTGCATCTACACTCTGGCCTCTACAACAAGCCAAGAGTGGCTGAGTGCCCTCTGTCTTCTAGCTTTCCAG AAGGATTCTGAAGAATCAGACAAAGGTGGTTTGGAGAGAGGAAATTGCTTGACCATGGAGAACAATGAACTTTACTCATCTTGGAATACTG ATCTGATCCTTCCTCCAAACCGGTACCAAGTGACTGTCCTAAGCACAGAAGCATCCAGGAGGTGCAAACTGTCTGGGGAGTATCTGGTCTCCCCAGAAAAAGAGGCCATTATACTGCTGACCTGCAATACTAGTCACACAGTCTACTACTGGCCATACAGGCTATTGCGCAAATTCGGACAGGTTGAG GGAGGATTCAGCATTGAAGCAGGCCATCGCTGTCAGTCTGGGACAGGAGTGTTCATCTTCCTGTCCACGCGTGCTCCTGAGGTCTTCCAGATTATATTAGAGCAGTGCTATGCAGTGGGGAGCTCATCTGTTCAGCCTCTCAGCATCGACAGAGGATCATTATGTGCCCAGTCCCCCGATGTCCTCCCAACTCCAACTAACCAGCCCGCTGCTCCTCTTGTCTATAGTTCTGCAGATGTTTCTGCTCAGACAGAGGACAAGCCAGCCAACCCCTGCTCTTCTAATGACACCGCTGTACCAAACGTGATGCCACTATCTCACATTTCTAACAGCAGGGAGGCTGTGAGAGATGAaattgaggaggaggatgagcagTGTCATTCCCTGGAGGCTCTGCACCTGGACAGTGACATGGATGACAACATTTACTACAACTTGAGGAGATTCTCTCCTCGTCTGATCAGGAAGGACAACTCGGAGTGCATCTATGCGGATTCGAAAATAGCTGAATCTCCCACAGTCTCCCCGCATCAGACTTTCTCCTCACCCCTTCATCACCCCGATCCCCACCCTCCTCCTTGCAGCCTCTACCCCAAGCCTAGATGCCAGCGTCAGCCCCATGTGAATAATTTAATCCAGCCATGGCTCAGTACTCAGGCACAGGCAATGGATGACATGAAGGAGATGGAGGGGACCATCAGCTCCTCTGCCCATGCCACCCCCACCGAGGACCCCAGCAGTTTTAAATACAGGCTTGCAGAAATCATTTCTAAGGACCTGGCAAAGTTCCAGCCACCTCTCCCCTATGGTGTGGGCAGCCCAACATTTACTCAGTAG